From Toxorhynchites rutilus septentrionalis strain SRP chromosome 2, ASM2978413v1, whole genome shotgun sequence, a single genomic window includes:
- the LOC129764729 gene encoding holotricin-3-like, whose amino-acid sequence MWAFKTLSVLLVAGVVLAEPPKPGYSGGGYSSGGGYSGGGGYIDGGHVSSGISDFIILTGTTHGGGHSSGYSGGHSGGGGHGGHSSGYDGGHSSGYGGGHSGGGGYGGHSSGGHSKGHGGSVLIFIVTDAAESGHGGGGYPKHETPNPVYKAPTPVYEAPKQSYGPPHYR is encoded by the exons ATGTGGGCATTCAAAACG CTTTCAGTGCTGCTGGTGGCAGGAGTTGTATTAGCCGAACCACCCAAACCTGGATACAGTGGAGGCGGATACAGCAGTGGTGGTGGATACAGTGGTGGAGGTGGATATATCGATGGAGGCCATGTAAGCTCCGGTATCagtgatttcattattttgactGGTACCACTCATGGTGGAGGTCATAGCAGTGGGTACAGCGGTGGACATAGTGGGGGTGGTGGACATGGGGGTCATAGCAGCGGATACGATGGAGGTCATAGCAGTGGATATGGTGGTGGACATAGTGGAGGTGGCGGATATGGGGGTCATAGCAGTGGTGGACACAGTAAAGGTCACGGAGGTTCAGTCCTAATCTTTATTGTAACCGATGCTGCTGAAAGTGGACACGGTGGTGGCGGATATCCCAAACACGAAACTCCTAATCCTGTTTATAAAGCACCTACACCTGTTTACGAGGCACCAAAACAATCATATGGACCACCACATTACCGATAA